Proteins found in one Paraburkholderia caballeronis genomic segment:
- a CDS encoding polysaccharide biosynthesis protein, with protein sequence MLKRRANWLSFSAFLFDMLAVVATWLSAYLIRFNASVPFEFWGSALYSLVWVLPVYALAFRVFGLYRGMWVFASLPDLMRISKAVASGALVVMIGAVMFQPYPIIPRSVLVVSPLLLFLAMGGSRALYRATKEFYLYGGLVAQGKPVIVLGAGSAGASLARELSRSSEWRLVGLLDDDPAKQGREIYGYKVLGPIGELPRWAESLKADHAIIAIPSAGTDVQRRVATLCVRAGVRAMVLPVLTALTPGQAFLSQVRHIDLEDLLGREPVKIDTPHVEALLRERVVMVTGAGGSIGSELCRQIMRFAPAQLVALDVSEYAMYRLAEEFRERFPDISIIPIVGDIRDSLLLDQVMSRYAPHVVFHAAAYKHVPLMEELNSWQAVRNNVLGTYRLARASIRHDVRRFVLISTDKAVNPTNVMGASKRLAEMACQALQQTSSGTQFETVRFGNVLGSAGSVIPKFQQQIAKGGPVTVTHPEITRFFMTIPEATQLVLQASSMGSGGEIFILDMGKPVRIVDLARDLIHLYGFTEDQIRIVFTGLRLGEKLYEELLADDEATTRTPHPKLRIARARGVPDNLLDELLPWLMQHRVPGDDEVRRDLRRWVPEYQPVVLPTIHSVPAGQNAMQQSHQAG encoded by the coding sequence ATGCTCAAGAGAAGAGCGAACTGGCTGTCCTTCAGTGCTTTCCTGTTCGACATGCTCGCGGTCGTGGCCACATGGCTGTCCGCCTATCTGATCCGCTTCAACGCAAGCGTACCCTTCGAGTTCTGGGGCAGCGCGCTGTATTCGCTCGTCTGGGTTTTGCCTGTTTATGCGCTGGCGTTCCGGGTGTTCGGCCTCTATCGCGGCATGTGGGTGTTCGCGAGCCTGCCGGACCTGATGCGGATTTCGAAGGCGGTTGCATCGGGCGCGCTGGTCGTGATGATCGGGGCGGTGATGTTTCAGCCGTATCCGATCATTCCGCGTTCCGTGCTGGTGGTATCGCCGTTGTTGCTGTTTCTTGCGATGGGCGGTTCGCGTGCGCTGTATCGCGCGACGAAGGAGTTCTATCTGTATGGCGGGCTCGTGGCGCAAGGCAAGCCCGTCATCGTGCTTGGCGCGGGGTCGGCCGGCGCCAGCCTTGCCCGCGAGTTGTCCCGCTCCAGCGAATGGCGTCTCGTCGGTCTGCTCGACGACGACCCCGCGAAGCAGGGGCGCGAAATCTACGGCTACAAGGTGCTGGGTCCGATCGGGGAGTTGCCGCGCTGGGCCGAATCGCTGAAGGCGGATCACGCGATCATCGCGATTCCGTCCGCCGGCACCGACGTGCAGCGGCGGGTCGCGACGCTGTGTGTGCGCGCCGGGGTCCGGGCGATGGTCCTGCCCGTCCTTACCGCGCTGACGCCCGGACAGGCGTTCCTGTCACAGGTCCGGCACATCGATCTGGAGGATCTGCTCGGCCGCGAGCCGGTAAAGATCGATACGCCTCACGTCGAAGCGCTGCTGCGCGAGCGCGTGGTGATGGTGACCGGCGCCGGCGGTTCGATCGGTTCGGAACTGTGCCGGCAGATCATGCGGTTTGCTCCCGCGCAACTAGTCGCGCTCGACGTGTCCGAATACGCGATGTACCGGCTTGCGGAGGAGTTCCGCGAGCGTTTTCCCGACATATCGATCATTCCGATCGTCGGCGACATCAGGGACTCGCTACTGCTGGATCAGGTCATGTCGCGCTATGCGCCGCACGTCGTATTCCATGCGGCAGCATACAAGCACGTGCCGTTGATGGAGGAACTGAATTCGTGGCAGGCCGTGCGCAACAACGTGCTGGGCACGTACCGGCTGGCGCGCGCGTCCATCCGGCACGACGTGCGGCGTTTCGTGCTGATCTCGACCGACAAGGCGGTCAATCCGACCAACGTGATGGGCGCGTCCAAGCGGCTTGCGGAAATGGCCTGTCAGGCGCTGCAGCAGACGAGCTCGGGCACCCAGTTCGAGACGGTGCGCTTCGGCAACGTGCTCGGCAGCGCGGGCAGCGTGATTCCGAAGTTTCAGCAGCAGATTGCGAAGGGCGGTCCTGTCACGGTCACGCACCCCGAGATCACGCGGTTTTTCATGACGATTCCGGAGGCGACGCAACTGGTGCTGCAGGCGTCCAGCATGGGGAGCGGCGGCGAAATCTTCATACTCGACATGGGCAAGCCGGTGCGGATCGTCGATCTTGCCCGCGACCTGATCCATCTGTACGGGTTTACCGAAGACCAGATCCGCATCGTGTTTACCGGCCTGCGGCTCGGCGAAAAGCTCTACGAGGAATTGCTGGCGGACGACGAGGCAACGACCCGCACGCCGCATCCGAAGCTGCGCATCGCGCGTGCGCGCGGCGTGCCGGACAATCTGCTCGACGAACTGCTGCCGTGGTTGATGCAACATCGCGTGCCGGGCGACGACGAGGTGCGCCGTGATCTGAGGCGCTGGGTGCCGGAGTATCAGCCGGTCGTTCTGCCGACGATTCACAGCGTGCCGGCTGGCCAGAACGCCATGCAGCAGAGCCATCAGGCGGGGTGA
- the galE gene encoding UDP-glucose 4-epimerase GalE, with protein sequence MTAPHSKGTILVTGGAGYIGTHTCVELLEGGYDVVAVDNLVNSRRESLARVERIAGKPVTFYEADVRDEAALKRIFDAHPVTGVIHFAALKAVGESVAKPIEYYRNNVDGLLVVLDAMRGHGVKQFVFSSSATVYGVPERSPIDESFPLSATNPYGQSKLIAEQILRDVQIADPSWRIAVLRYFNPVGAHESGLIGEDPAGVPNNLMPYVAQVAVGKLEKLRVFGSDYDTPDGTGVRDYIHVVDLARGHLAALDALAKQDAGFVVNLGTGRGYSVLEVVKAFETASGRPVPYELVDRRPGDIAQCFANPAAAEALLGWKAGLGIERMCADHWRWQERNPRGFV encoded by the coding sequence ATGACAGCTCCGCACAGCAAAGGCACGATCCTCGTTACCGGCGGCGCCGGTTATATCGGCACGCATACCTGCGTCGAACTGCTCGAAGGCGGCTACGACGTCGTCGCGGTCGACAACCTCGTGAACAGCCGCCGCGAATCGCTCGCGCGCGTCGAGCGCATCGCCGGCAAGCCGGTGACGTTCTACGAAGCCGACGTGCGCGACGAAGCCGCGCTCAAGCGCATCTTCGACGCGCATCCGGTTACCGGCGTGATCCACTTCGCGGCGCTGAAGGCAGTCGGCGAATCGGTCGCGAAGCCGATCGAGTATTACCGCAACAACGTCGACGGACTGCTCGTCGTGCTCGACGCGATGCGCGGGCACGGCGTGAAGCAGTTCGTGTTCAGCTCGTCGGCGACCGTGTACGGCGTGCCGGAACGCTCGCCGATCGACGAGTCGTTTCCGCTGTCCGCGACGAATCCGTACGGACAGTCGAAGCTGATCGCCGAGCAGATCCTGCGCGACGTGCAGATCGCGGACCCGTCGTGGCGCATCGCCGTGCTGCGTTATTTCAATCCGGTCGGCGCGCACGAAAGCGGGCTGATCGGCGAGGACCCCGCCGGCGTGCCGAACAACCTGATGCCGTACGTCGCGCAGGTGGCGGTCGGCAAGCTGGAGAAGCTGCGCGTGTTCGGCAGCGACTACGACACGCCCGACGGGACCGGCGTGCGCGATTACATCCACGTGGTCGATCTCGCGCGCGGACACCTCGCGGCGCTCGACGCGCTCGCGAAGCAGGATGCGGGGTTCGTCGTCAATCTAGGAACCGGCCGCGGGTATAGCGTGCTCGAAGTCGTGAAGGCGTTCGAGACGGCGTCGGGGCGTCCGGTGCCTTACGAACTCGTGGACCGCCGGCCCGGCGACATCGCGCAGTGTTTTGCGAATCCCGCGGCGGCCGAGGCGCTGCTCGGATGGAAGGCCGGGCTCGGCATCGAGCGGATGTGCGCGGATCACTGGCGGTGGCAGGAGAGGAATCCGCGGGGGTTTGTCTAA
- a CDS encoding methyltransferase domain-containing protein — MNLRAEFLKTIAKSDLGIEIGPWFNPMTPKREGYHCLSLDIFDTEKMRQRALGDPHVASKVDQLEEVDIVGSTVEIGELADRHGCAGRVDYIVSSHNFEHIPNPVKFFQGCEKTLKLGGHLNMIIPDKRTCFDYFKPPTSLGMWLEAYLYQHERPAYRHVFDGFQMMANHNGSGVFSLAEDSSQVSLNYSPIRDGYAAWKSYVESGDTSYIDAHCSILTPTLFELLLLDLNMLGLVHLKVVKISPTVGCEFAVSLENMGADWRPELTDMQHYARKTELLRQVGEDLAFNTATVHRLLDELKQRENSVSSLRKESRVTESLAEQLRSQLQAVRESRSWKITAPLRRTITAVRRTFNGQRNRV, encoded by the coding sequence ATGAACCTGAGAGCTGAATTCCTGAAGACGATCGCGAAGAGTGACCTCGGCATCGAAATCGGTCCGTGGTTCAATCCGATGACGCCGAAGCGAGAGGGCTACCACTGTCTCAGCCTGGACATCTTCGATACCGAGAAGATGCGCCAGCGTGCGCTCGGGGACCCGCATGTGGCTTCGAAGGTGGATCAACTCGAAGAGGTCGACATCGTGGGTTCCACCGTCGAGATAGGCGAGTTGGCCGACCGGCACGGATGCGCAGGCCGGGTCGATTACATCGTCTCGTCGCACAATTTCGAGCATATCCCTAACCCGGTGAAGTTCTTTCAGGGTTGCGAGAAAACGCTAAAGCTGGGCGGTCATCTGAACATGATCATTCCCGACAAGCGGACCTGCTTCGATTATTTCAAGCCCCCGACCTCGCTCGGCATGTGGCTGGAGGCCTATCTTTATCAGCACGAGCGGCCGGCCTACCGCCACGTATTCGACGGCTTCCAGATGATGGCGAACCACAACGGATCGGGTGTGTTCAGCCTCGCCGAGGACTCGTCCCAGGTCTCGCTGAATTATTCGCCGATCCGGGACGGTTACGCGGCATGGAAGAGTTATGTCGAATCCGGCGACACGTCCTACATCGATGCGCACTGCTCGATACTCACGCCCACACTCTTCGAACTTCTGCTGCTGGACCTGAACATGCTCGGCCTCGTTCACCTGAAGGTGGTCAAGATTTCGCCTACGGTCGGGTGCGAGTTCGCAGTGTCGCTGGAGAACATGGGCGCGGACTGGCGGCCGGAACTGACCGACATGCAGCATTACGCGCGCAAAACCGAATTGCTGCGCCAGGTCGGTGAAGATCTCGCCTTCAACACCGCAACGGTTCACCGGTTGCTCGATGAACTGAAACAGCGAGAAAACTCGGTCAGTTCGCTCCGGAAGGAATCCAGAGTGACAGAATCGCTCGCGGAACAACTTCGCTCGCAATTGCAGGCGGTACGCGAATCGCGTAGCTGGAAAATCACCGCGCCGCTGCGCCGAACGATCACGGCCGTCCGGCGCACGTTCAACGGCCAGCGAAACCGGGTCTAG